The sequence below is a genomic window from Corvus cornix cornix isolate S_Up_H32 chromosome 1, ASM73873v5, whole genome shotgun sequence.
CTTCTTATATCACTTTCAAACTGTTCTTCCTGCTGCCATTCCCCTCAGGTTTGTATGCACAAACTGGTGGAGGTCTCACCTGTCTCTGGGTCTATGCGAATGACTCTGCCGCCGTCAATACAGGCCACCCAGAGCTTCCCTTCCGCATCTATGCACATCCCGTCTGGCATTTGCTCCTCCTTTTCCAAATGGTACAAAAGTTTGGGGCAGGCTGCAGGAAGAGTTACAAAGCTGATGTTATGTGGGCTGCTACCCATTCTGTATCAGTTCCCAGTCTAACATCTTCCATGCTCTTGCAAACATCTACATTCATTTTCTGGGAGAAAGACATGCTGCAAAATGTACATAACATAcgtattttaaatgtgttaaaaGCCTGATTCAGCCTGGCTGAGACAagtccccagcactgccatttGTGTCTGGGATTGTACCGAATTAGTGCTCCTGTTATTCTACCAagagaagagaacaaaatgCCCCCATCTCTCTTGTTAACCCACCTGCTGCCTGCCATAACACAACTGCTGCAAGTGCAGTAACTTTTCCTGGACTTTCATTGGTCATGGCAGCCTGTATATGTCACATAAATAATCACCTGGGTTTAAACATCGGTGATAAGCAATCTCTCCCAGCTAAAGATCAAAAACTTTACTTTTTAATGGCCATCCAAGCTACCAGTTTTGATTAAGCCTGGACACCAACTGCTCATGGTCTAGGACACAGTGCAGATGTGTTGGTGGGCACGTATGGTCCATGGAGCAGGGTCCACGGGCCGTGGACCACCTGCTCTGACCCACCCAGCACCTTCTGGCCATTACACTACCCAAGGAAGAGACAGTTGTGAGCATAAAGCCAAGCCTAGGAAGCTCAAACATAttacttttttatattttcaggggaaaaagtTGCATTATATCATCTTTAGAAACCTCATATCCTAAAATCTGTAGAAATAGATGTTCTcaacaaaatgaaatctgagTGAATGTAATTAATTTGTGCGATTTTTATCTGTGATTACCCAAAGCTTGCACTCTTTAAAGTACAAAGGCAGTTGAGCCATTTAAATTCCTGTGAAGCATATAAGGCTGAtacagcatgaaaatatttcaaaaagttTTGAAATGAGATTATATCCATTTTGCTTAcacttaaattttctttcttgcagatataataaaaaatgtttatccataaaatgaatttaagttagattttaaaacatctcAATTTCAGAAACTTGGTTGGGAAACCTACATCATAATGACAGCTTGATCCTTCAAATACCTTTCTGTGATACATACACAAGCACGTTCTCCACTTGTATTTATGGAGCTAGTACAATCAAAGTAACTCCAGTAGATGGCACTCAAGAATAAATAGCATCCTAAAAGCTCTTTCTCATTCTGCAGTGTAAATGGCTTCTTCCCTGCAACTCCTTGAATAGGTCTGAGCCATCTCTCTAGATGTAAGTAAGCTGAAAGACTGTCAAGTTTGTTCACCAAATACACCTGGTGAGTAACTAAATTGAGAAATATCACAATCAGCCTGCTGACAAGCTGTAACCAGAAAATATGAGATCTGTCAAATAAATCACTGCATCTCACAGgcccaggtcctgctgcaggcagagcagtaGCACTACTTGTCACCGAATTTAAAAGCACGAGTACCGATCTTTCCAGTGTGCATGTCATAGCTGAAGGCATGGACAGCATATGACAGGCTGTCGATGTGAAAGAAGGTCCTGTGGTCCAGGGACCAGTCCAGACCATTGGAGATGTCCAACTGGTCTAACTGTTTTATTACTGAATGGTCAGGGAAGAGGGTATAAAGAGCTCCTTGCCGCCTCGCTCGGACCCCTGGTGCCGTCTCTTCAGCCATCGTACCTGAAATGGAAGTGGGAGCACTGGTTAGAAAGTAGAAGCTTGCTCCTCATGTTGGATCAAAAACCTTCTCTAAGTGTTACCAAGAGGTCCTAAGGAGAATCACAggattgtgggtttttttcttttcttcctaaaaagaagagatttttaggaaaaattctttgctgtgagtgtggtgaggcacaggaacaggttgcccagagaggttgtggatgtcccatgcttggaagtgttcaaggccaggttggatggggctttgagcaacctggtccagtgaaaggtgtctctgcccatggcaggggggttggaaccagatcatatttaaggtccctttcaacccaaaccattctatgattctacaattctacaattctatgatGAAAGGGACTAATAGGTCCTGTCAGATTGATGcgaaagaggaaaaggagcagatcaggagcagctgcctcccagAGAGCTGATCCTGGCCAATGAAAGGATGTCTCTGCATTGCCACGAGGTTTAAGTCATAGACATCAAAGACCCAAAGGACCACCAGGACATGCCAGGGGGTTGAGGTTTTGCTTACAGCGAAAGCCAAGATGCAGGCAGGCATCATatgctggttttgttgttggtcTTTGTAGGCTACTTTCATGATTTAAATGGGCCATGGCTTTAAAATACAGGTgcacaccatgtgcctgagagcgttgtccaaactgttcttgaactctgtcaggcttggtgccatTACTGTTCCAGGGCCTGACTATCCTGCGGGTGAAGACCTTTTACATAATACACAACCTAAACCTCCTTCCTTCTTGCCTTCAGGAGGCTGAGGATCTCCCTTGTTTTCCACAGGCTAACCAAGAGAGGCTGCATGTAAAAGGTGCAAGCTGCAGTTCATATTCTGCTCTAGAAACTGCGTCCTTCTCTACATCTCCAGAAAAATTCCCACCTCTATGAGCCCCTCACTGGCTTTTCATCTTCCATGGAGGCAGTTGTTTGAAAAACACCATCCACCAAGTAGGAGAGCCTTCCTGTCAGATGGCCCTTGTCAACAGCATCTGTCCTCATCTAGGTCAGAGGATGTGAAGTCTCCTGTCCTCCTCCACTGGGCAATAAGCAAGCAGAGCGTTCACAAGACAGAGAATAAAATGCCTTATATAAAATACACTGTAATTAGTTTCCCTTTGCTCCGGGGGAAATTTCTGCCAGGAACTTACCAGCAAAAAACCTCCCCTTTGGATCCACTTTCCCATCATTGAACCTGTTGTTGGGTTTATCTTGCTCGAGCTCGAGGATGGTGGTGACTGCCTGGGTGTCCCAGTCCAGGAAGGCAAACCTGGTCCCCAGGGCGATGACATAGCCCCCACACTGCCGCAGTGCCACTGAGCCGACACGGGCATCTGTGGGTGAGAGAGAGCTGAAGATGAAGGGGAGCTCTGGGGTCATCACTCAGCCCTCACAGAGGGCATCTGGGCTTGACTGGGACATCCCtgacagggaaaggctgagctGATGCCAAGATCCTTCTTCCCTGGGATTGTTAGCACATCTCTCTGGCTCTGTGTTCCATGGACTTTTCCATCTGCTAGAACAGCACAGCCATTAGTGCTATACCTTTTCCTCTGCAGGTCCCAAATGAAAAGTGCATTCCCATTTAGGCTTGTTGGGGCAACATGTGCATGGtcctctctgctcagctggCTTAGGCCACACTGTGCTCAGCACCACATTATGGGAAAACAAGGTGTGTGGTCCCATGGAAAGTAAGAGAGACCACCAACCTGCAGGACTCCTAccaggagggagggatgggagagacagagaagacTCCCAGGATGAAGCAGTGAGTACAGACTCTTACCCACAGACACACTCTGCACCTCATTGGTGACTGGGCTCCAGCGGCAAACTTTCTGCGAGTTGATGTCTACATAGACAAGTGCattctccctttcttcccagaCTGGGCACTCTCCCATCCGGTTCTTCTCCTTCACAACAGACTCGATTTTGATGGAGGAAGACATGATCTGAGGAGAAGTTAATAATGGATGTAATTAGAAGCCctggtgtggatttttttatggCTACAATGTTTAAAAGCAGAGTTTGTAAATGGCAAAGCACTCCAAATCTCACATGACAGAGTAATTTAGGAGGTTCCTATGACATTTCCATGTTCTCATGGCTACAATGAGCTCAAGGCACCAAAGCTTCTCCTTAGCAAAACTTTCCTAAACCACAGCTGCTGATGAGGCACCTGGTTCCAGGCACAGGAGTGCTGGGGTTATGGCCCTGAGCTGGAACCGAGCTGTTGTCTGGGGATCAGTGATCCTAAGGGTCCCCCAGACCACAGGGAGGGATCAGTAGGCAGCAGCACCAATCAGTCAGAAATCTTTTTGTGGAAAAACAAGGCTCTGACCTATCACCACAGGTGCATTGACTTCCTCTATAGGAAGATGCTTATGCACCCACAGCACCGACTACTTGCCACAGAGGCCGCTGCACAAGTACAAATTCCCACACCGAGTCAGTGAGAATATGCAAACACTGAGGAAAGCTCCTGCCTTTGAAATTctactgctttgttttccctccaAGCATTTCCTCTTCATCAGCCCCCTCACTGCCCCAGCTTCATCTCCAACCCCTGCTGCACACTCCAAATTTTGCCCAATGCCAGGCTGTGGGATGCAATTGCCCCAGTTGTTGCTTGGGGGGCCAAGTGAAGCTCCCATTCCATATGCCTGCTTCTGCCAGGAGTTGTTCATACCCTGGCTACCCCATCCCCATTGCAGCAGGGTACTCACAGGGACATCAGTCAATCAGCCACAACTGACTGACACCCACATAGGGTGCACAATCCATCAGGTTTGTGTCCAGAGCCCACTGATGTCCTCCAAAACATGGATCCTGGGCCTGCCCTGACCTTGCTGAGGGGTGGGATGTGAACAATAATCTCCGTCATTCAGCTCTTACAAAAGAAAGAGGCCCACTCACTGCCTCAGTCACCCCTAATAGAGCCGCCTCCACTGCTGCACCCACTGGCCTCAGCacattttttccacagattGGAAGATAATTCTTGGGAGGCAGCCAATCCCTGACATAACATCAATCCTAGGGATTACTGTCTTCAAGTGGGTATTGTTTCCTAGTAGGTGAGCTGTCGATAAGGTTTCCAGATAATTAATTAGCATTAATGCACTTCAAAGTATGTGGTAAGAGCCAGTCGATCACTGTGAGTGGAAACGCCAGGGCTGAGGGACATGGGATCTTTCCTGCAGTGAGTCATAGTGCCAAGGTAAGATTCATACCACCCAGCTATCGAATAGATCCTTCTCCCTTCCAAAAAACACTGGCCACAAGAGGATGGGCAGCAAGCTGCTCCACACAGACAAACAGCATCAGTCTAAAGTATAAATGAGGATACACAGCAAGATGCCAAGTTTTAACCTCCAAAAACCTATTAAACAATGCTTGAGCTGAAGGAGTGAGTTTCTCTTAGGTTAAAGCTTTGTGTCATGTGGCTGCCATATGTGGGACCCGAGGCTTGGAGACACAATGCTGACTTTATTGTATCATGGTctggaaagcacagagctgttctCATCCCTGTGGGAAAACAAGAGTTCGGCAGCAGCTCGGCAGCAGTGAGGtccctgcagaggcagaaaGACTCCAGAGGCAGAAAGCCTCCAGATCTGCAGTAGCCAGTGCATATTTGTCTTGCCATCTGCTTCTTGACCCAACCGAGCCTTATTaaacctttcttttccatttcatttacACCCCCCTTGTCCAGCTTGGCCCACACCAAAACAGGGGCCTGGCAGATAAGCCACGGTGAAATACCGATTCACAGACACACCCCACATGCCATATGAGGAGTACACAATCACACTACTGCCAGCTGTTTTGCAAGGCACAGGCAGGGGAGAAACCATCCTGCCTGCATCAGCTGCCTGCTTCCCCTCTCCTGTCcccccagggatgctgcagagaCCTGCCCTGTCCCGTGGACCCTCAGTGCATATCTGCCTTCCCTGACTGCACATTCAGCCTCAGCATCCATCCCCTCTGCCAAAGAAATAACTCCTGTGTATCACTCCAGCTGTGGAAGTTTTCATACTGATGAATATTTTGGCTCAAATCATCATCACCCCTCCCTGTTTTTAAGAAGAGGGCAATTAGAAGAGAATGTCTGTGTTTTGCTAGCTGAGGTTTCACTAATCTTTacaagcagctgaaaatggAGGCTTTTAACAGGAAGGACCATCCAACCCTAAGTGGCAGCACTACCCTCCAAAAGAGTCCACACAAGCTGGGAGGGACTCAGCCCTCGTCCTGTCCAGACCATGTCCCCACTCTGCTCAATgagccacctcctgccatgCCCTCCCTGCTGACACCCCGTGGAACTATGCAGCAGTAGCGTTTCACCAAATACAGTatctcagagagaaaaatgaggaaatgacCCCAAAAAAACCTCGTTCAAAATACCCCAGCATAATCAGTCCCCAGCCATCCTGCCACCTGGAACCTTTATCCGTGGCACCTCGTACCCTGCTTGGTACAGCACTGACCCATCAGAGATGGGTGTGCAAGGAAAGACAAGAGAAATTCCAAGCAAAAATCACCAAATCCTTTTGTAGTCTCCCAAAACGaaatccctggaaaaaaaacatcaTCACATTCACCCTGCCTATATCCTCTTTCAAACTTTTGTTGGCTTTGCAGCCTCCTGGACTCATGCCTAAACCCCTTATGGAGACTACGGGATGGACAGGTGtcactgaaacattttccaaGTTAAACTGTTTAACTGGTAAAAGTTACCAGAATTTGGAGACCATAAGAAAAAATTCCTGTTAGGAATAAAAAACTAATGTAAAAACATCCTGTCTGCTCTGGAAACTAAACCCTCTCTCTGGTAGCTGTTTGAAAACAGCCTTTGTAGACCTCAGTCCACATCCCTTTTCAAATGATCTGGACAAAAGTTGATCATTTCAGTACCCCTAAAAAGATACAGGTAAAATACAAATGAATGACTGGCCTTAAaagtttttttgctgtttccctccctctctccctcccatgCAAACACACATCATTTCATTTTTGATGTCAAGCTGAACCTTTGAATAAGCAGGCAGACAGCTAAAACTTTTAATGTACAGTCAGGAAACCATCTGCATAAACCAACTTTAAGAACCCTTTTCCCCTCAGTCAAACAGCTGAATATTTTTACCAAGCTGGAGGACACCTATGCGAAACTCTGCAGTTCATCACATCAACGCACCTGCTGAGGAAAATATTGCAAGACCTGGGTTGGTGACTCTTTTCCAGCACTGGTCCTATGAAActggctgctgttttcagcGACGGTTAAAAATGTGCACCAGTTGATGTTATCTGCATGGAGCAGGTAACCTTTTACATTTTGTATTCAGTCAGCAGTCACATGAATGATGAGGTAGGGACCAAAGCCTTTCTGAATAGTCTGGtttgcagtgccagcagcaggacatgggATAGAGAAAAATCCTTGCTCAGTATTTTGCTCATGTCAGGAGAGAGCGAGAGGGAAACTGAGGCGTTACACCATTCGGTCGCCCCAAGGGTTAGCCCAGTCTTCCCAAATATGGGGTGTCAAAAAGGGAAGGTTAATGAAAGAGGCAGGGTAGGGTTCTGTAGTACtctgataaggaaaaaaatattgttgtgATTAAGGCTTATTATCATCATTAAGACTTGGCTCCTactcccagctgtgccacaaCCTTCTTGTGTGTGAAGTCACAAGGCTCCTCACCTCAAGCATGCAAAGCCTGATCCCACTTTGGCAAAGAGCTCCAAGCTGCTGCCTGTAGCACACACAGGGAAGGACTTTTGCCAGGAAGTCTCAGCAATTGCCATGGATGCTGCAGGATGGCGATGTCTTgcctggcttttattttctcctttctttggcATTTGCCTTCTTTTTGTTGTCTGTGGGAGGCAAAGTGGAAGATGCCAAGTGCttctcccacccagccctgctcagcagaggTAGGAGATGGCAGGGCCAGAAAGGTGGGGACAAGGCAGGCTTGCCATGGGGACAGAGTCCAAGCCAGGCAGTGAGCCAGAGCAATCACCAGAGTTTTGGTGACAGGGCCACACTCAGTGAGGGCAGAAGCCACTTGGGAAGAATCAGCCCCAATCCAGCATGCAGGAACAATGCATTTCTTTACTCATGAAAGATTTTGATGAACTTTTTAATTTGATGTTCAAATGATTCACAGGATGAACATGTTTCCCTGATAAGCAAGTAGACAGGATAGACGTATTATCCTATCATAGTCGCCATCAATCCGCattcagagattaaaaaattacagtccTAAGACAGAGACAAATTCAAACATTTCTAGGGAAAAAGCCAGTAATATTTCCAAGTCAAACTCCTTCTAAAATCACTGTATTACAAGCAAAGTGATTCTGGGTGCCTTGAGGAACCTTCTCAGACTTCCTTGGCCTCCAGTGGCTCCATCCCATCTGAGCACAAACACCCAGTCTCTGCTTGCTCTCAGAGAAATTATCACATTactctctgctttccttcttttaacCTAGATGATAACTTTGAAGGGACATTCAAGTAGAacaatatgctttttttttttttttcacagcattttcagctggaagacatactcaaaaagaaaattctgggTTATGataattttcactgaaaactaattttcaattgaaaagaaaaatgagtgaaatATGTAAGTTAtccttttttctgcaaaatatttcccaaaGCATTTTCTCTAAATGGATTTTGGAGGAGAAAACCACATTTTACAGACAGCTCTTCTCTTCTGGTGACTTGATTGACTTcctcaccacaggctgcagcaaagTAAAACCAAGCCAGGCAGAGGGACAAAGAATTCACCTTGCCGCAACTGGAAACACCAAACATACATCTTTCTGGGTGAGCAGCTTGGATGCTGGATCACCAGCGGCATAGGAaggacagcagctgggaaaattATACCAGAACACGTCTCTCTAATTTATTCAGGTGGCTGCAAATGCTCTGAGGATGCCCCTGCCACATTTGGTACCATCTCTTATTCCTACCCTGACCACTTCTAGGCTACCAACACAAGTATCACATCTTCCACCCTGCCATTTCAACATCCCCCATGTCTGCCTTTCCAGAAGTCGGTCACTTTAGGAAGAGACCGACTTTAGGAGGTTTTGTGGGTGTTGTTGAATGGTGCAACTCTGCAGTAGCAGGTGCATGTATTTGCTAGCCAGGCAGCTATTCTTTTAATTGTTTCCACAACATAAAGAGCCTGGCCTTGCCATGcactttgtttgtttctaatgtTGCTGGGTTGCAAAGCAGAAGTTTCTGGTGAAGTTGGCCAAAGGCAGCCACGCACCCCTGTACCTCTGGTTGACACCCAACCATCCTGTCTCCTTCTGGTGTggcttcctctctcctttcccattgCTTTGGTATCCTCTGATGCAACTCTTACCAATTCTTTTTATAGTCCCTAGTTTTTATCAACATAGAGTAGTCAGGAGAGTATCAAGGCATTATTGCACGATATAatgttgtatttaaataattgtaCTTGTCTTCTGTTCCCCACAGGCATGTGCTCAGACAATAGCTGGGAATTTGCCCCTGTGGCTTTGCAAATATTTAGTAAATCCATCGCTTCACTTTTTCCCCCACAAGTCCCCAAAATATACTTGCGTTACTTATTCCCCTTGAGGCTCCATCCCGTCATTCATTGCGCTAGAAATTCAACTTTGCCTGTTATTTGGTTGTCCTGATTTCTTCAAGTTTTTATGCACCTCTGCCACTGTCTCCGTCTTGGAGATGACAACAGGCATGGTTAGAGTTAACGAAGACACAGGTATTAAAAACCCCGGGCAGATACAGGCATAGCTACTCACCCCAGCGATATCACACTCGACAGTGTTGTCCAAAAGTGAAGCCAAAAGGCTTATCTTTTCGGGTTTCGCCCTTTTGTAGGAAGGGCCTGGTCCCTCCCCTGTGCTCGAGATGGGAAGAACTGGAGCTCCCCAAGCAGTCAGTGCCgcctgcttttatttcagcagagctATTTTGCCAGCAAAGGATTACAAGAGCTTTCTCCAGCTTGGTTTGGAATAACTACGCTTCACCTATGACTATAGATTTTGGTCATGAGGGTGAAGAAACCCTtcagggcacagcagctgctcctcctgatACAGCCTTTCCTGTCACTGGGTTCTTGCTCAACCCTAATTGAAATCAGTGCTGGTCTTTGATCAAAGAGGTGAGCGCCATTAATAAGCGAGGGATTAAACAAAAGTCAGGAAGCCTTCCTAATTGAGGGAACCGGCAACGGCTCAGCTCCAGTTTGCCAGATCCAGTGCTCTGTCATGGGACTCGAGTCAAAATATGCCGGCAGCACCAGTTTGGGCTCCTCGGGGCTGGGGCGCGGGAAGCAGCTACAGCCTCTGCACTGGAGGCTGCGCAGAGACGCGCTCCCAGGGCATTTCGGCaacattaaaaatgcaactCTCCTGGCAGACTTGGCTCTTCCTGCTCATGTGAAGCCCATGAAACCTGTGTAGCAAAGCCGAGCAGATGCTTTTACAGAAGGGGGAGGTGGCATTCATTTGTAAAATGTCTGCAGCAGCTTATTTtacctgcctctgctcccacactcacaagcacaaagaaatacattattCAGACCTTTGCCCAGTGCCACCCATGCACAGCATGGAGGAagaggggctccagcagccATGTCCTCCCTGCGTCTCATGGGTGCCTCCTGGCCAGCTGTGATAAACTAATCTCTGACCTGATTTTTCATGCCTGTACAAGCTATTGCTCTTACTTTTCTAATGCAGCAAGATAAAAAAGATCAGTTTGGTATTTTGTGTTGTGCTGGCAATCACCCTACTGCCATTGTGGTGGTATGAGGGTGAGGACAGTACAAAACCTCAACAGTGATGGCAGAGGGAGCTTATCTGTGTTTACGCCCActtattttctgctgcatctctgGATCTCCATTAGCAATCAACCACAGCAGCCCAACAGCACGGTTCCTGAGCTGCGGGTATCACCAGATTTGTGACTTTAGTGAGATCAGAGCCCTGAACTTGCCACATTCATCATCTACCTCAACTCAAGCTTTCTCAATACTGTGTTTGAGATTGCCTTGTAGCACAAAGTAAATGAAGGATATAGACGTTCCACAAAGAACAAGGCCCAGCTTCCTTCACTGCCTCATGCTCATCCACACTGAAGTGGGGCTGcttaaatctccttttttttccagctgccaaGACAGACCCCTGCATGATTAAAAGAGGGGAAACAGTAACTTGCACACAATAATCTTTGAACCCTAGGATCAAAGCAGCACCGAGGCCTCAGTGGGCAGCTGAGTCACCCACTGCGCACTCGAGTGCACGGCTGACACAAGATGATCCATCAGAAACTAACTCCACAGGCCTGCAAAGATGGCAAACCATTACGTGCTGATTCTTGGAGCTACCTGGAGAGAAAATGCACTGCCACAGGCTCGCTTGGCAGTCACTTGGTGGGTTACCCTCACACAGCAGGGTGGGAACAGACAGCTGTTCCACCTGCAGATGGAGGTACACTAACATGGGAACATGTAACATTCCAAGAGCAAAAATCCGCAGTTTAAAATCCAACTGAGATACATCACAGTTGTTGCAGCACATACAGGCATAAAGTTACCAGACCTCTCACTGGACTGCAAAATGCAATCCAGGGAGTAAGTTTTTCATTTACAACAGGTAGTGTGAAGAAATCACAATGGAACTTCCCTTTCCTCCACATTTGTAAAAGCAGTGTCTATTTGGGCATGTGGGCTGCCTTGCCTCTCTGTCCTCTGGGAGAGGTTGGTTCAGGAGAAGGTATGTGCAGGTGGTGCTTTATGTACAAATGGTCAAGAATGCCTGATGTTTTCCTGTCATCATGGATGTCCCCAGAACAGGGGATCTTCAAATGATGGAAAAAGATACAGTTCTTGATTccaaaaatctgtgtttataTTCAACAAAATGAGCAACATGGTAGCATGCACGGGGGAGAGAGGGTGATCAGCTCCAGCCAGAGTTAATTTAAGCACAGCCACAGCCGAGACCTGTTAGAAGGAAGCTGCAGGTGCACAGTGAGAGGTATTAATGTTTCAGTTGTTGAGAACATCATAGGACAAACGAAGTTACAGTTAAAACAGTGGTAAGACCACCAAATGGCGTTTTATGAGGAActtcaaaaatatgtaaaagagACAGTACAAGCAGTTTAATCAGTAAAACAATATAACATAAGTTGCAAATGAGACAGAAGAATACgaaataaaaagatattaaaatattatttaatcaTAAAATAGAATTACAACAGTAGCTTATTAGGATGACAATCTTTTTAGCAAACAGTAAAAGTACCATCATATATTTAAAGTAagtttaaaggggaaaaaaagatcagttttaaaatattccatgtATTTCAGTAGTTTTTCATCCTTTCCTGATGAAATATTATAATGGTGTCATGATTTCAAAGCAAAGATGCTGAACACCAGAATAAGACCTTCAAACTTGTCTTGCTTATGTCAGCCCTCTCTAATCCCTTCTGAAGAGTGTGTATTTAACCTGCAAATGGATATGGTGGAACTCCTTTCACCCCCAGTCCTGTTATCTGTTaaaacacagagggaaaaaaaaaaaattagagcaaTAATTCACCATTATCAGACATTTGCTTTCCT
It includes:
- the LOC104686023 gene encoding regucalcin-like, with protein sequence MSSSIKIESVVKEKNRMGECPVWEERENALVYVDINSQKVCRWSPVTNEVQSVSVDARVGSVALRQCGGYVIALGTRFAFLDWDTQAVTTILELEQDKPNNRFNDGKVDPKGRFFAGTMAEETAPGVRARRQGALYTLFPDHSVIKQLDQLDISNGLDWSLDHRTFFHIDSLSYAVHAFSYDMHTGKIACPKLLYHLEKEEQMPDGMCIDAEGKLWVACIDGGRVIRIDPETGKRIQTVRLPTPRITSCCFGGKDYSEMYVTSAYDGLDEATLAKEPHAGEIFKITGLGVKGIPQNLYAA